From a region of the Haematobia irritans isolate KBUSLIRL chromosome 4, ASM5000362v1, whole genome shotgun sequence genome:
- the LOC142234839 gene encoding uncharacterized protein LOC142234839: MLEFEAKRNALFASLDDASVELKGTILDQTNTAVNPLKRTSVGDEMVYRRGSSGNTNLNASTDRALKHLRGKESMFKKPELPIARCLKPRKRPDYQVNPHKWKKYSLEDVDISDHTNTSAAFEFLREIETQKESCEPAVPIDLNQKIEFKKSSKLRRNLKSIEEKEQQDTEVDSPKLKGTKLVMPEYVIGSKKSNIKTKDTGKERAAGNLTLSHLHEEDEDEDF, translated from the exons ATGTTGGAATTTGAAGCTAAACGCAATGCTTTGTTCGCTAGCTTGGATGATGCAAGTGTCGAATTGAAGGGTACCATTTTGGATCAAACAAATACCGCTGTGAATCCACTGAAACGCACATCTGTCGGAGATGAAATGGTTTATCGACGGGGTTCAagtggaaatacaaatttgaatgcTTCTACTGATCGAGCACTGAAACACTTGAGAGGAAAAGAGAGCATGTTCAAAAAGCCAGAATTGCCCATTGCAAGATGTTTAAAACCCAGGAAACGCCCGGACTACCAG GTAAATCCACACAAATGGAAGAAATACTCTTTGGAAGATGTTGATATATCCGATCACACAAATACTTCGGCAGcatttgaatttcttcgtgagatTGAAACACAAAAGGAGAGCTGTGAACCTGCAGTTCCCATTGACCTCAATCAAAAGATTGAGTTTAAGAAATCGAGCAAACTTCGACGCAATCTGAAATCAATCGAGGAGAAAGAGCAGCAAGATACCGAAGTTGATTCACCCAAGCTGAAAGGCACCAAGTTGGTAATGCCCGAGTATGTGATAGGCTCTAAGAAATCGAATATTAAAACAAAGGATACAGGGAAAGAAAGAGCAGCAGGGAATTTAACGCTATCACATTTGCATGAAGAGGATGAAGATGaagatttttaa